The following proteins are co-located in the Macrobrachium rosenbergii isolate ZJJX-2024 chromosome 26, ASM4041242v1, whole genome shotgun sequence genome:
- the PGS1 gene encoding LOW QUALITY PROTEIN: CDP-diacylglycerol--glycerol-3-phosphate 3-phosphatidyltransferase, mitochondrial (The sequence of the model RefSeq protein was modified relative to this genomic sequence to represent the inferred CDS: inserted 2 bases in 1 codon) has translation MLSFGLLPNNFQWLIKHCPVFPINGSKVRVITEPNEFYAELISKASKARNRISLSSLYLGTGKLEENLVSTLLNRAGECQDLKIHWLLDFTRGSRGVHNSRTMLQPLIASHPQTCSVSLYHTPNLRGFXEVADPQRWNEVIGLQHMKLYVFDDSLIISGANLSNDYFTNRQDRYVAIENCPALADFYHRLIGAVSRYSLQLHKDNSTNMLPDVNVHPFLGDYAKYCMAMKQSVEKMWKEECEKNLTRLQQMNQVTEGPSLNHGDPVNSSSTKSADSSVAELDTLVFPTVELGPFNLVNDSLVTNLLFESAEDHAKIQLASGYFNLTEEYKNCILEKSKANFGILMAHPKANGFLGARGVAGGIPAAYTLIAKRFFEKIQQNNIQRVELFEYQRPKWTFHGKGLWYYKPDQSLPFLTMIGSPNFGRRSVNRDLESQVVIMTSNHPLQTALHGEQHHLYSSANLVTRQTFTQADRLVPYWVRFVIPVVKLFM, from the exons ATGCTATCATTTGGATTATTGCCAAATAATTTTCAGTGGTTGATAAAGCATTGTCCAGTCTTTCCTATAAATGGATCAAAG GTTCGAGTAATCACAGAGCCAAATGAATTTTATGCCGAACTTATATCAAAAGCGTCTAAGGCCAGAAATCGTATAAGTTTATCCTCTCTCTacttgggaactggaaaactagAGGAAAATTTG gtgtcaacattactgaatcGAGCGGGAGAATGTCAGGACCTGAAAATCCATTGGCTCTTAGACTTCACTCGAGGTTCACGTGGTGTCCATAATTCCCGCACAATGTTGCAGCCTCTCATTGCCAGTCATCCTCAGACTTGCTCT GTTTCATTGTATCATACCCCAAATCTTCGAGGTTT TGAAGTGGCTGATCCTCAACGATGGAATGAAGTCATAGGGTTGCAGCACATGAAGCTTTATGTTTTTGATGACTCTTTGATTATTTCAGG GGCCAACTTAAGTAATGATTATTTTACTAATCGACAAGACAGATATGTCGCCATTGAAAACTGCCCAGCATTGGCGGACTTTTATCATCGTCTTATTGGTGCTGTTAGTAGATATTCTTTACAATTGCATAAAGATAACTCAACTAACATGCTGCCCGATGTGAACGTTCATCCGTTTTTG GGTGATTACGCAAAGTACTGCATGGCTATGAAACAATCAGTAGAGAAGATGTGGAAGGAGGAATGTGAGAAGAATTTGACAAGGCTCCAGCAGATGAATCAGGTCACAGAGGGACCCTCTCTGAATCATGGTGACCCTGTGAACAGCTCATCAACAAAGTCAGCTGATTCTTCTGTGGCTGAGTTGGATACTTTGGTTTTCCCCACAGTAGAACTGGGACCGTTTAACCTTGTTAATGATAGCTTAGTCACAAACCTTTTATTTGAATCGGCTGAGGATCATGCCAAAATCCAGTTAGCCTCAGGATACTTCAACTTGACAGAAGAATACAAGAACTGTATTCTTGAGAAATCCAAGGCCAATTTTGGCATTCTCATGGCCCATCCTAAA GCTAATGGATTTCTTGGTGCTCGTGGTGTTGCTGGAGGTATACCAGCAGCTTACACCTTAATTGCTAAGAGGTTTTTTGAGAAAATTCAGCAAAACAACATTCAGCGGGTAGAGTTGTTTGAATATCAGCGACCAAAATGGACATTCCATGGAAAGGGTCTTTGGTATTACAAACCAGATCAGTCCTTGCCTTTTCTGACTATGATTGGATCACCAAATTTcg GCAGACGGTCTGTGAATCGAGATCTGGAGAGCCAGGTGGTGATTATGACCAGTAATCATCCTCTTCAAACAGCTCTGCATGGAGAGCAACACCACCTTTATAGTTCAGCTAATTTAGTGACCCGTCAAACATTTACTCAAGCAGATCGATTAGTTCCATACTGGGTACGTTTTGTTATACCTGTTGTAAAATTGTTCATGTAG